GCTGCGCCATGCCCGAGGCCGAGCAGGGCATGAACGTAGCCCGCGTAGCATCTTTCCGCGCGGGCCTGCCCATCACCACCTCGGCCATGACGATCAACCGCTACTGCGCCTCGGGCCTCCAGTCCATCGCCCTTGCCGCCGACCGCATCCGAGGCGGTAGCGCCGACGTCATCCTGGCGGGCGGCACCGAGTCCATGTCCTACGTCCCCTTTGGCGGCAACAAAATATCGGTCAACCCTTGGCTGGTAGAAAACTACCCCGGCAGTTACATGTCGATGGGCCTCACCGCCGAGCGCGTAGCTACCCACTACGGCATTACCCGTGAGGCGATGGACGAGTTCTCTTACCACTCCCACCAAAAAGCCCTGTCAGCACAGGCCACAGGCCGCTTCGACGACGAGATCGTACCCATCGATGTCACAACCGCCACCCCCGACAAAAACTCAAAGACAAAAACAGTTACAAATACCTTCAGCAAAGATGAAGGCCCCCGCGCCGACACCTCCTTAGAAGCCCTGGCCAAACTAAAACCCGTCTTCCACGCCAAGGGTACGGTCACAGCAGGGAACTCCTCCCAGACCTCCGACGGAGCTGCCGCCGCAGTGGTCATGTCCGCCCACCGCGCCGCCGAACTGGGCATCCGCCCCCTGGCCCGCTTCGTCGCCTTCGCCTACGCGGGTTGCGACCCCGAAGAGATGGGCATCGGCCCCGTTCACGCCATCCCCAAAGTCCTCAAATTAGCCGGTCTCTCCCTCGAAGACATCGACCTCTTCGAATTAAACGAAGCCTTCGCCGCCCAATCCTTAG
This is a stretch of genomic DNA from Granulicella sp. WH15. It encodes these proteins:
- a CDS encoding acetyl-CoA C-acyltransferase, with amino-acid sequence MNEVIIASAVRTAIGKAPRGTLRTTRPDDLAAYAITGALSRIPQLDQSEIDDVILGCAMPEAEQGMNVARVASFRAGLPITTSAMTINRYCASGLQSIALAADRIRGGSADVILAGGTESMSYVPFGGNKISVNPWLVENYPGSYMSMGLTAERVATHYGITREAMDEFSYHSHQKALSAQATGRFDDEIVPIDVTTATPDKNSKTKTVTNTFSKDEGPRADTSLEALAKLKPVFHAKGTVTAGNSSQTSDGAAAAVVMSAHRAAELGIRPLARFVAFAYAGCDPEEMGIGPVHAIPKVLKLAGLSLEDIDLFELNEAFAAQSLAVLKVLGIDPAKVNVNGGAIALGHPLGCTGAKLTATLLREMPRRQARYGMVTMCVGGGMGAAGIFESIT